The nucleotide window AAGAATCAGAATCTGTGACACAATCTCAGATCTGGCTGAAAGGCCTTGATGGGGAAGCAGGACAAAGAGACTAGGATGTATATGTCAGAGGTGGGTTACAAGGAGACCTCTGCCCTGCAGGGCTGACTCAGAGAAACCTAGGTTGCTGGTACTCTGAGCCCAGCCTGAGACAGAGATTTCCATTGTAGCTACCTGCAGTTGTAAATTTAGCTTACTGATCCAGACTAGTCCTCAGTGACATTGTAAGTAAGGGTGGTTACATCTCCTTTTTGTTCTgtgaaaggaagataaaaatctCAGGGCCCCAAACTTGTTAAGTCAAAGGGAAAAGCTTGGGAACTGAGTCGTGCAAAGACTGCCTTCCTTCTGTTCCTAAgtagatagctacaaagatagaAGGCCACAAACCTCCCTAGGGGACCTTCCACGTGATTTGCCCACGAAGAAATTCCATGTAGGTCCCTAGATCTTTAgcctaaaacagttctgttgaatttcaccctgacAACGTGAATTCACAGCTCATCTTCATAGGTAAAGGACAAAGACAGGACTAGATCCTCCCTCCACTCACTAGAGACAAATGCATGTTTGGCTGCTTCCTGTACCCTGTGATTACTTTATCTAATGTAAAACTGCAGATTCactgagacaaatgcataattGACTGGCCTTCTACCTCCTCCTTTCAGACGTAAAATGTGCATTCAGTGAAATGCTCTCCTTTTATCTACCCgaccattttttctttcctctttcccccactgccactttttctcctttcaataTTGACGTCTCCAGACCCTTTTTGGAAAAAGCACAGATCACAGAGGTTCCCGTGGTTTTGTGTTCTTTATCCCCCCCACCAAGTGTGtcttcaaccttggcaaaataaacctctaaaatGACTGAGACTCACCTTggtcattttctttgatttagaGTTCTTTTGTACCTCTCACTTTCCTACCACCATACTGGGCAAACAGGCTCCACCCCCTTAAATTCTGTACTCTAaggacacacttttttttttttttttttttttttttttaagacagagtttcactcttgttgcccaggctagagggcaatggctcgatctcaactccctgcaacctccacctcctgggttcaagtgattctcctgccttagcctcctgagtagctgggattacaggcatgcaccaccatacccggctaattttgtatttttagtagagacggggtttcaccatattggccaggctggtcttgaactcctgacctcagatgatccacccaccttggcctcccaaagtggtgggattacaggcatgagccactgccgtcggcctataatttttttttttaagagacagtgccctgctctgttatccaggaaggagcgtggtggcatgatcatggatTACTGCaaatttgaactcctgggctcaagtgatcctcctgcctcagcctcccaagtacctgggattatagatgcaagCCACCACAACGGGCCAatactttcatttttagtttttttttttttttttttgagacgaagtctcgctctgttgcccaggttggagtgcagtggccagatctcagctcactgcaagctccacctcccaggtttacgccattctcctgcctcagcctcctgagtagctgggactacaggctcccgccacctcgcccggctagttttttgtatttttttttttttagtagagacggggtttcaccgtgttagccaggatggtctcgatctcctgacctcgtgatccacccgtctcggcctcccaatgtgctggggttacaggcttgagccaccgcgcccggcctcatttttagtttttgtagagaggagatCTCACTGAAAGGTTCTCCCCGAGGCCTGAAAACTTAAAGGAATGAATAACTCCTCCCTTCCCAGGCCCAGTCCCAAGGTGCCAGGCCCGTTGTGCCAGAGTGTGTGTCAGCAAGATAGTAGAAGCAGGACGAGAGCTGGCTGGAAGATACGTATCCCCTGAAGACCGAGAGAGGCTATCCGGGTACCACGGAGCAGTTACATCAGACTGACGCAATTCTTGTTTACAAGAGACTATAAAACCCCTGCCCTGTCCTCATTTGGTGCTGAGGACATTTTAggcctcagcctgcctgcacccaggcaCTCATTAAAACAGTGTGTGGCTCCAAACCGCCTCGTGTTCTCTGTTGGCGCACTCTCGGGGTTCGAACCAATACAAGAACATTTTACTCACTACGttgccaggccagtctcaaactcttgagctcaagtaatcctcctgcctcagtctcccaaagtgctgggattacaggtgtgagccgctgcacctggccccaaggAAATACTCGAATACCGATCAATGAAGCCCTTTTTCTGACGAAAAGCTCTTTCAAGAATGTTTACATGGAGCCACAGACTTTTCCTGGTTGTAAAGAACCTAAAGattgtagatttaaaaattaaaagatattccggccgggtgcggtaactcacacctgtaatcccagcactttggaaggccgaggtggtggatcatcaggagatcaagaccatcctggctaacacattgaaacgctgtctccactaaaaatacaaaaaattagcctggcgcggtggcaggtgcctgtagtcccagctagtcgggaggctgagtcaggagaatggtgtgaacctgggaggcggagcttgcagtgagccgagttcacaccacttctctccagcctgacagagggagactcagtctcgaagaaaaaaaaaaattaaaagatattccAAAATTATCATGGTTTATCTTTGCAGAATCCCTGACAGGAAGTTATATAGCCTATCCTTGAACACCTCCCTTGACAAGGTGCTCTTACAGAGCTAGTTATTGCACACACATGTGACGAGTAATTTACATGtgcatttcatttaatcctcataataccCTTCTGAAGTGGCCACCATGATCACCGTTTTTGGGACAAAGAAGTTatggctcagagagattaaaatCCTTGCCCAAGGCCATATAACTAGGAAGTAAAAAACATAACTTACTTTAGGAACACAGCTTCATCTTGTTCCAGAGGCTGTGCTGTTTCCACTCTGGGGCAGGCAGGACTCTAAGGTGGCCCAAGATTCACCGGGCTCATGGTATATACTGTTGGTAAAatgagtcaaactctgtaaaatattcgaagaggtttattctgagccaaacatGAGTGACTAATGGCCCATGAGACCATCCTCAGGAGGTCTTGagaacatgtacccaaggtggtcagggtccagtttgcttttatacattttagggacacACAAGGCATCAAtcaatacatataacatatacattggtttggtctggaaggGCAGGACAACTGGAGGGAGGGGGGCTTCCAAGTCATAGATAGATTCAAAGGTTTTCTGACaactggttgaaagagttatcaatagaaaggaatgcctgggttatgataaggggttgtggagaccaaggttttatcatgcagatgaagccttcaGGTAGCTGgcctcagagagaatagattgtaaatatttctcaTCAGACTTGAGAGTCTGTTCTATCAgcaattccaaaagggaggagggaatgTAGAGACATGTCCAGCTCCCACTTCCCATCATTGCCTGaattagtttttcaggttaactttgaaAGACCTCGGCTGAGAGGAGGGTTCCATTCAGATGGCTggggggccttagaattttatttttgttttacaacaCTCACCTTTTTCCGGTTGTTCAATCAAGCATAAATCTAGGTACTGCTGTGACAGAATTTTCCAGATGCAGTTAAGTTTCCAAGACCTTCAGATAGAGAGATGATCTCATTGGCCTCCCCTAATTACTTGAGCCCTTCTGAAGAAGAGGATTTCTCCACACTTTGACAGAAAGGATATTCGAGTTTGGAAGCAGTAGAGACCCTTTCCTGATGACCTTGACGGATCAGCTAGCCTGCTACGGAGAGGGCCGCGTGGCAGGGAACAGAAGGCAGCCCTTAGGAGCAGGAAGCAGCCTCTGGTCAAAGGCCAGCAAGAAAACAGGAACCTCGGCCTATGACCCTGACGACCTGGACCCTGCTGAGCATGTGAACAAGCATGGGAGAGGCCCCTGAGCTCCTGATGAGTGCAgccctcccagccctgctgcaCTCCCGACCAGACCAAGACCAATGGAAactgtgaggtgtgtgtgttAAGCTGCTGACTTTGTGGTAACCTGTTACAATAGCAAACTAGTACACGATTTCTTCTTTGATGAGTGATGTAGGTCAGGTGCCCCAAAGCACACCCTGAGGCTAGGATCTGAGTGGAAGTTGATGAGGGCAAGTGTCTGTCCTGGGAAGCGCTGGAAGTGCTGTAGGGAACAGAGccaagaaggagaaggaagccaGGGGGCTGCCTCAGAACAGGTTACTGCTGCAGGTGGCAAGGGTTCAACCCAGGGGCATCTGTCAGAGACAAGGCAGAACTGCACTCTGCGTTGCCCCACCTGAGGGGACGGGAACTCGCTATTTAGCCTCCAGTCTGTCAGTAAATGGGGCCTCTTTCCAAAGGGGTTTACCTTGCTGCACAAATGAGCCCTGGGGCAGGTCACAGTTTTTTTCAGTAAGAAGCCATCGGCAGGTCTGAGAAAAACCATGGCCAAAGGCACAGAGTGGGTCCAACAGTGTCTGCTACAAAGAAGGTTGATGGGAAAGTCCTTGTATCTACTGACAGTGGCCTTCAGCGATTGGTCCTGCTGTGTCCCCTTAGCTGACACGTCTGTCTTCTGCAGCTGCCATTCAGATTCCTGTCATTTTCATGCTGCAGCAGTGCTCTCCTCATTAGCTAAGCATTTCCAGTCCCTCTCTGGACCCACCATGAAGCAGGATTTTAAATACTTTGTAATCTAGAGAGGCACTGGATTCAGAACTGAATGCAAAGGCCAAAGATGCTCTCACTCATTTAGTTGTTCTTGTTTGAAGGCTGGGAAGATGCAGGTCTGATTATGTCACCACTGGAGAGCCTCATCACACTGGTGACTCACAGGAAGCTGTCCTGGTTCTTTGTGCAGCTGCTGCAAAACATTTCACTTTCCCCGCCCCTCTCCTCTTAGTGTATGGATGCTAGGCAAGGGCATGTCATCTGCTGGGTGAGCTCAGGCACTGTGAGCGCGCGGTACTgctggctgccccagctggtgaGGGGCGCAAAGCCGGGCATGAAGAAGTGCAGGCGCGGGAAGGGCACCATGTTCACCGCCAGCTTGCACAGGTCTGCGTTCAGCTGGCCCGGGAAGCGCAGGCAGGTGGTGACCCCGCTCATGGTGGCCGACACCAGGTGGTTGAGGTCCCCGTAGGTGGGGGTGGTCAGCTTCAGGGTGTGGAAGCAGATGTCGTACAGGGTCTCGTTATCAATGCAGTAGGTTTCATCTGTGTTTTCCACCAGCTGGTGGACAGAGAGGGTGGCGTTGTAGGGCTCCACCACCGTGTCTGACACCTTGGGTGAGGACATGACGCTGAAGGTGTTCATGATGCGGTCTGGGTACTCTTCCCGGATCTTGCTGATGAGCAGGGTGCCCATCCCGGACCCGGTGCCGCCCCCCAGAGAGTGGGTCAGCTGGAAGCCCTGGAGACAGTCACAGCTCTCTGACTCCTTCCTCACCACGTCCAGGACTGAGTCAACCAGCTCGGCTCCCTCTGGCCCAGTTATTCCCAGCTCCGCTCTGGCCTGCCTAAAACATGTCATTTTGACTACAGAGGAGAAGGTAGGACTGGTCTTAGACTGGCAGATTCTTCTCTTTTGAATACTCTTCTTTTacctaaagaaatatttttctttttcttttttgtatttttttgagatggagtcatgctctgtcctccaggctggagtgcagcattgcaatcttggcttactgcaacctctgcctcccaggttcaggcaattctcctgcctcagcctccctagtagctgggattacaggcacctgtgaccatgcccagctaatttttatattgttagtagagacagggtttcaccatgttgggcagtctggtcccaaactcctgacctcaggtgatttacccaccttggcctcccaaagtgctgggattacaggcgtgagccacctcacctggccggaaatatttttgtatgtcaGTAACTCTCAAAAACACTCGGGATCATAATAAAGTTAGAAGTTTAGCAAATCTGAGGCCATTGATTGAGGAAGAGGATAGGGTTAGAAAACTTAATTGGTTctgaaatacatacatttttaacagGCATTCTCTTTATACTCAAGTACAATTAAACAGGCAAAGTGAAGGCAGTGAGACTAGGAGAGAAGGTGGCCTCAGCATCTGTCTAGCTCTGGTCATAACCTGTGCTTTTGGCCCCTGACTCTTTGAAGTCCTTTGAAGTTGCCTATAGCCTATGAAGCCTGGCTTGAAGCTTTTCcttgctctttcttccttccagtcTGAGGCTGCTCTGCAACGGAAGGGCTGCGGCAGCCCTCTGCAGGCTGGCATTGATCTGTGAGCCATGACCACCCATGGACTGTGTGGAGCTAGGCCAGGATTCAGGGCTGCCGTGGACACAGTGTCACCTTGGCACTGAACACTAAGAACTGTGCTTTGCAGGGCTGTTAGGAAGAAGGTGTCATTTGGCCAGTTCCCAGTGATCATGACTACATACCAAACACGAAGTTGTCTGGCCTGAAGATCTGGCCGAAGGGTCCAGACCTGACGGAGTCCATGGTGCCAGGCTCCAGATCCACCAGGATGGCCTGAGGTATGTATTTGTTACCTGTGGGGAATGAGAACTGACTCAGACCTGTGCTTAGGGATGGACTCACAGCAGCATTCAATTCCAGCATCTGAGACAAAAGGAGAACAGGagattttctgcttttaagaaaaaGGAGGTCCTGAGCGTGCTTAACCGTGGCAAACAGGCAGGACCCTTAGGTAACCATAAAGCGTGTTTTTCCAGCAGTTGGCATTTGAAATGAATATGCAAGAAGCATGCCTTTGTCACGTGCATGTTCCTAGGACATTTCATCTCCCACATCATGGAAAACAAGGATTCCTGGGCACACACATCCTGCTACTCACCAGCAGCCTCATTGTAGTACACGTTGATTCTCTCCAGCTGCAAGTCACTGTCTCCATGGTAACTGCCTGTGGGGTCGATCCCATGCTCATCACTGATGACCTCCcaaaactgaaatgaaacaaGAACCACACCATGGCTCTGCATCCTGAATGTCACTAAGGATGGCCTTGTCCTCCTCCCATGTCCTTGGAACAGGGGCTTTTGTGGTCAGACAGTAAGTGCTAGACAGAGAGCAAAGAGCTGCACCCCCTATTTCCTGCAGCAGCCGCTGCTGAGGGGCTTGAAAATCTGCAGAGCATCGGCCATATTATGGCGATAGACTGAAAGGCTGGGAGgggccctggaggaggagggggcacAGCAGATGCCCTTCTAGGGAGAGGGTAggaaggtgggggcaggggtaCAGGGaggctctgtcaccccaggcagGGCTAAATGCCACTGCATCCGGGATGATTGACGGGTTGTGGCAGGACTAAGGAGAGGGCGGACCCACCTGTGGCTGCCTCCAGGGATCAAGCTCTCTTGATACAGACCCCAGGTACCCCTGCAACAGTGCAGGTTTATGCCACCAATCTACATGCTGGCACTGACCACCAGAGGGACTGGGCGAAGGGCAGCAGGAGCCTGGGAGGGCGCCTGGGTGGCAGTGGAAGGAGCTGGCCATGGTGAGGGCACTGGCTCCACTGAATTTGCAGTAGGGAGGTTGTATGGGCGACATGGCGGTTCTCAAAGAGACCACGTCCACCCGTGCACCAGTCTGGCTGCTGCCTCCCCTGCTGGGCTTGGTAATTATAGCCCCCACCCAGTGCTGTCACCTGCTGCCTTGGGGATGGGCAGCAAGAGCATCATGGTATATGTCATCATGTCTAGACAGTGCCTGAGCAAGGGAGTTTATCTGACACCCTCGCCTGTGGGCGTCAGATGACCCTGTggtcaaataaatacaaatccaAGCTGGGAGCAATGGCCTCCGACTGGACTTGCGACTCTTCAGGAGGGCGAGGTgagagagttgcttgagcccaggagtccaaatctaacctgggcaacacagagagaccctgtctcttaaaaaaaaggaaattcagacttagataaaaagaaactaggccgggcaaggtggctcaggcctgtaatcccagcactttgggaggccaaggcgggcagatcacctgaggtcgggagtttgagaccagcctgaacaacatggtgaaaccccgtctctactaaaaatacaaaatcagccgagtgtggtggcgcgtgcctataatcccagctactcgggaggctgaggcaggagaatcacttgaacccaggaggtggaggttgcagtgagcggagattgcaccattacactccagcctgggcaacaagagcaaaactctgtctcagaaaaaacaaaaagaaaaaagaaactaatcaAAAGGCTTattgaaatacagagaatgctCTGGTTTTATTAACCTGTGTGCATCCAAAATTAACTAGATAGAGCTTTTCTTTAGTAGGGTGGGGTAAGCAGGACTTGCAGAAGCTTTGTTATGGAGGAGGGTAAATGGATAGTAGACAGGTGGCAAAATCAGGTCTCTTcaacaggaaatatttttctctatattcagCTGATTTTGCAGTTGAGCTGTTCAGGAAGACAGTGTGCCTCTGAGTGCTTGCATGAAAGGCAACATTTGGGATTTATGGGTAAAAACCCAATTAAAGTTTGGTCAAGCCAAAGTCGTTGGTAAAAAATTGGCAACTGTGAGCCTGTGGTTATTCTTTCATTGTTTCAGACAGACAAAATCTGTCCTTCAATGCTGTTAGGGATGGAATAACCTTCATTGTAAGGTTGAGGCTGGTTCAGTCAGGTCTCAGGGGTGGGCTGGCCTTCACGTTCTCAATGGCCCGGAAGATCTAGCTGTGTCATCTGCTGACTGTGTTCTAGAATGACAGTTGTTAGAGAGTCTTAGAGATCAGCATTTAAGAGAGGTATACCTagcatatgtttaaaataataattattaatccttttttccatttagaaaagaaagtgtaggctgggcgtggtggctcaagcctgtaatcccagcactttgggaggccgagacgggcagatcacaaggtccggagatcgagaccatcctggctaacctggtgaaaccctgtctctactaaaaatacaaaaaactagccgggcgaggtggtgggcgcctgtagtcccagctgctccggaggctgaggcaggagaatgtcgtgaacccgggaggcggagcttgcagtgagctgagatccggccactgcactccagcctgggcgacagagcgagactccatctcaaaaaaaaaagaaaagaaaagaaaagaaaagaaagtacagCTGGCTGCTagtgctcatttaattttacataaacacatgCTTTGAGGCCaaagcaaatctgactgattttcaatgtggaaggaaaatataaaaactgtttttgaaGTTCTATTTCTAAACAGACCTAATATCAGAATCATTGGAATCATCTGAGCcatctattttagaaaaattggaTTCATCACATGAGTCTTCGGCCAACAGCCGTTTAATGATGTTAACATCACGCATAGGAATGCTACGTTTTCTAGGCTCTGACATTTTTAGCGATCAAggattactatattttgtaaatggaaataccactactaaaaacagaatgctataaatagaataatgtcttttgtttccaacaTCAATAtgccagagaaatgcaaaagtaataataaaaccaaGGTCTTTCTTGGCAAAGTTATCTTAGGGTAAATGCTGCAGCCGGAAGTGCTGCTGGCGAGTGTTCTCAGGGTAAATGGGAAAAGGGTTAAAAGTTAAATTAGAGAGTAACCAAGATTTGAGGTTTGAAGGAAGCTAGCCTAAAAGGCCTTGAGACGTTGGGCCTGGAGTGTCCTTAAACGGAAGTATAAGGACAATAGTGGCCATTCAATGCATTTCCTGGTTTGCAGTCTGAATATTTTTGGTGATGGCATAGACATCAGAGAGGTGTGTGGAAACATATGCACATCGGTCACTTCTGATTGCACAATCCCAAGTGCCCTGTGGGAAGCTAGGATCATGTCCCATGCCAGTCAATTGTTGTGGGCCACTCACTGGATTTCTTTAATCCTCTGGTGATGATGTTAGTGTCTTTGGTAAGATTTCCACAGTTCTGGTTGTTTCCTGAAACAGAGCATGGAGAATGTGGGAGCCTGGGTGAACTTACTGAGTGGCCCACTACCAGCAGCTCCAGACACAAAGTTTGTCCATCCATGACCTACAGCAGCATGAAGCCTTTCCAGTGTCCTTCCAATCTTATAGCCTCTTGTTCTATGGCTTCTTGGGATCCTGATAAGGAAGGAGGGCCACAGTCTCTTTCTGGGGCTGGGATTCGGTGCCTTGGCTTGTAGATGTAAAGTTTTTGTAGCTCTTTGGATTGTCTAGTGCCTCAAAAACTTAAATCAGTGATAATCCAGTAGTAGTTAAGACAAGAAGAGAAGGCAGGCTAATTAAAGATTTGAAAAGCACCAAGAGGATTAGCTAAATAACAGGATCTATTCCAACCAGCAGGCATGCTTTTTCCTTCCCTGCCCAGCCCCCTTCCCGTAGGAGACAATTTGTAGATCAAAGAGGTCATGTTCACTCAAAGCTTGCACTCCTGTTCAAGAGCACGTTCCAAATATTATGGTGCTTGGATATCCTTCTCAGATTGCCCTGAACCCACTTGCAATGCCTAATGGACCTTTCTCCCTGGGTCAGTCCTCCTGAGGGTAGGCCATGCCTGTAGTGTGCACCCCTAGAATCAAGAGGCGCTCCAGGGGTAGCTGCCTGTGAAAATGATGGAGTTTGGACTTGTAGTCTAGGATATCCACAAACATGCACCCAAACCACAGTAAAAACTGTGAACAACAAAGCTTATGTGAGCTTCACTGGTCAGTAACATTCCGTGTGTATTGTCATATGTTGATATTGGGAAAGTAATGTGTGCTgactccacaagaaaaaaaacaaaaaaaaaacatttgactCCCCCGGACTCCACTGCAGGCACTTTTCCCTTGGCTGGTTTTGATTTGtatccatgtaaaaaaaaatcattactgtAAGTATAATAGATTTCAGTTAAGTTCTGTGACTCCTTCTAGTAAATTATCAAACCTAAGCGTGATCTTGGAGACCCTTGTATTTGCAATTGGTTTCAGAAGCAACAGTGGTCTTAATGACGGTTCCCTCTGACATTACAGGTCGCCAAAACACTTCACAGTAGGTGTCAGAGGTGGGATTCACTAGCCCCACCCTGACTTGCTGAAACATGTGGTttgagaggaagaaggaggaaagggcTGGGGGTGATTAAAGGGTTGGTGGTGATGAACCTTTGATTACTGGATGGCCACAGGGTTGCCGATGGTATGGAATTAATGCTGTGCTGCAATTAGTTGCTGGAGGCAGAAGTTACCAAAGGAATTTAGAAATAATGGCTCCATTTCTGAGGAGATGGTACTggataaataaggaaatgaaaagtaacAAGGAACAAGCTAGTACCAGTCTCTTGGTTATTGTTATCtgtaataactaaaataaaagtgagagtATTGGGATGGATCCTGAGGCTGACCTAAGCTTGGATTCAGGTGGGTCCAAGCTATAGCCACTAATGTCAGTGTTACCACCAGAGGGAACAGTTAAGCAGAACAAACCAATAACTAAGATGTGAAGGAGAATGGGGGAAGGACAGAGAAGAAAGTCAAGGGACTCATCCCAGCAGGGCAGAAATCCTTCAGTGGTTATTAATGGGATGAATACAGCAGACACTGATGGAGTGAAGACAAAAGTCTTAGTGCAGCACTCTCAGAAACTGTAGGGACTGATGGGAGCCCCTGCTTATCCCCCAGCAGTGaagggcttttatttatttatttatttttgttgagacagagtcttgctgtgtcgcccaggctggagtgcagtggcatgatcttggctcactgcaacctccgcctcccagattcaagcgattctcctgccccagcctcccaagtagctggaattacaggcacatgccaccaggctcggctaagttttgtatttttagtagagacggggtttcaccatgttgaccaggctggtcttgaactcctgacctcaggtgatctgcctgtctcagtctcccaaagtgcagggattacaggtgtgtgccaccatgcccggccatgaaGGGCTTTAAATAAATCTGCTTTATTCACTTTAAACAAACTCTGCTTCATAGTTTGGAGGAATTTTAAAAGCCAGCAAGCAAGGATGACAATGAGAAACCTGATTCTGAATCACCGAGACAGTGGTCCTGCAATCTAATCAGGATGAAGACTGACAAAAGGGCCTGAGTCCCTTGGCCCCATCTTCAGCTGGGGAACTGAgggtgtatgcatgcatgtgggTAAATGGTCAGCAGGTGGAGAAGAGACATTTCTAGGACTCCTTGACACAGGAGGCCCATGCACTGTAATTCCAAAACCCGTTGGAGTTCTAAGGGGCTATAGTTAGATTGAGAGGATATGGGAATGAAGTATTGAAGAAATTAAGTGAAAGTTTGGATGAAATTTGCAATGTCTGAACGGACTTTATGTGAAGTGGTGGTATCTCCTTTACCTGAGTTCATTAAGCAGATGGATATTGAGTCTGACTGGGGAATGCTTCCCTCACCTAGTATTATAAAACATTAAGCATGTAAATCTGCCCTTCAGCCAATATTGGTTGAACGATGCCAAAAACAGGAATGAAGAAAATTACCTGAGCCCATGCAGGTTGTTAATGTTACTAGAGTGATGATGGAGACAGATTATCTGTGCAATGTGCCTGTGTGGAGGGCAGGCTGGAACTTATGGCGGTAGTCTCTGAGAGCCATCCAGTGATGACCACTGGGATTTCTGGACTAGGAAAATTCCGTTCAAAAGGCAATTAGTTACTAGCCTTCTACTGGACATTAATTGAAACTGCCTTATGACTGAAGGACATAAACTGATCTTAAAACCTGAAATATTCGGAATGTCTTGGACGGTGTCAGAGAAACACTCTAATGGAGAAAACAGTGCTCAGAAAAGCTCCATAATAAAATGGAACTGGTTTATAGAGGATCATGGTACCAGGGGAATGCGAGGAGGAGACACTTGCGAGCAGGGAGCCTCTTCTCCACTAGCATTGGCTTTGGAACCACCCGAGGAGCTGCTGGGCCCTACAACCAGTTGAGTGTTACCCAAAAACAACTTTTCTTAATCAGCAAAGAGCTACTTGGTTTATGGATGGCAGTTCCAACGTGAGCAGACAGCATCCTGTTTGGAAGGCGCCATTCTGATTGAACAAGGTACAAACAAATCAGGTCAGCGGGCTGAGATACATGCTGTTTGCCCCTATGTTGGAGTTTTTGCCCACTCATAGGCAGTAGCCAGTGGCCTGACCATAGACTAAGCCAGATGGCAATGGAAAGCTGGCCTCTTAAAGGGATGCCCATATGGGGCACAGCCCTGTGGAAATCACTATGAGAATTTGAGGGCTACATTGAAGTAGGACATGTCAGCGCCCATCAGAATGCCCTTCCAGGATGAGAAAGTGGTTGGAATTG belongs to Macaca thibetana thibetana isolate TM-01 chromosome 4, ASM2454274v1, whole genome shotgun sequence and includes:
- the LOC126953944 gene encoding tubulin beta chain-like, producing MGTLLISKIREEYPDRIMNTFSVMSSPKVSDTVVEPYNATLSVHQLVENTDETYCIDNETLYDICFHTLKLTTPTYGDLNHLVSATMSGVTTCLRFPGQLNADLCKLAVNMVPFPRLHFFMPGFAPLTSWGSQQYRALTVPELTQQMTCPCLASIH